One stretch of Pandoraea oxalativorans DNA includes these proteins:
- a CDS encoding ATP-binding protein translates to MNSGITRKLFLAIFATGLVTMAATTAVVRAAVGGHSWLRGDNLMYLAILGVALLGAVALRLAQRLLVPVTPLLEATHRMAMGDYSVRAPTAGADELARLAVDLNRLADTLAQNDRLRRNLLADISHELRTPLSILRGEIEAMEDGVRPLTQDALASLRVEISLLSKLIDDLYELSLSDVGALTYEFAPVDMTERVATSVAAFGDWFEAKDIALNVHLPDDTLTVDGDLHRLTQLIGNLFVNSLRYTDGGGAVHVYLSATETQLRLEIEDSAPGVPDDALPRLFERLFRVEASRSRRSGGAGLGLALCKHIVEAHGGQIAARHSPLGGLALAITLPRQSPDAPGAAASTSTACALSAVASCFGTQALTTLS, encoded by the coding sequence ATGAATTCAGGCATCACCCGCAAGCTGTTCCTCGCGATCTTCGCGACGGGTCTGGTCACCATGGCGGCCACGACGGCCGTCGTGCGTGCCGCCGTGGGCGGACACAGCTGGTTGCGCGGCGACAACCTGATGTATCTGGCGATCCTCGGCGTCGCCCTGCTCGGGGCCGTCGCGCTGCGGCTCGCCCAGCGTCTGCTCGTGCCCGTCACGCCGCTGCTCGAAGCCACGCACCGCATGGCGATGGGCGACTACAGCGTGCGTGCGCCCACCGCCGGGGCGGACGAACTCGCGCGACTCGCCGTCGACCTGAACCGTCTGGCCGACACGCTGGCGCAGAACGACCGCCTGCGCCGCAACCTGCTCGCCGACATCTCCCACGAACTGCGCACGCCGCTGTCGATCCTGCGCGGCGAAATCGAAGCGATGGAAGACGGGGTGCGCCCGCTCACGCAGGACGCGCTCGCCTCACTGCGGGTCGAGATCTCGCTGCTCTCCAAGCTGATCGACGACCTCTACGAGCTGTCGCTCTCCGACGTGGGCGCGCTGACCTACGAGTTCGCGCCGGTGGATATGACCGAGCGCGTCGCCACGTCGGTCGCCGCCTTCGGCGACTGGTTCGAAGCCAAGGACATTGCGCTGAACGTGCACCTCCCGGACGACACGCTCACCGTCGACGGCGATCTGCACCGTCTCACGCAGCTCATCGGCAATCTGTTTGTGAATTCGTTGCGCTATACCGACGGCGGCGGTGCGGTGCATGTCTATCTGTCGGCGACCGAGACACAATTGCGTCTGGAGATCGAAGACTCCGCGCCCGGCGTGCCCGACGACGCCCTGCCCCGCCTGTTCGAGCGCCTGTTCCGGGTGGAAGCGTCGCGTAGCCGACGCAGCGGCGGTGCGGGCCTCGGACTCGCGCTTTGCAAGCATATTGTCGAAGCGCACGGCGGTCAGATCGCCGCGCGACACTCGCCGCTGGGCGGTCTGGCGCTGGCAATCACCCTGCCGCGTCAGAGCCCGGACGCCCCCGGCGCTGCGGCATCGACATCGACGGCCTGCGCACTGAGCGCGGTCGCCAGTTGTTTCGGCACCCAAGCCCTGACGACCCTGAGTTGA
- a CDS encoding response regulator — MALPDAAPILIVEDEPKLAALLAEYLRVAGMPCRILTDGRDVLPAVRATQPRLVLLDLMLPGMDGLEVCRAVREISEVPIVMLTARAAETDRLLGLELGADDYICKPFSPREVVARVKAILRRVRGGAMASAGTAMPTPAAPPAPALVIDAVRHHAKLDGHELPLTPVELRLLATLASHPDKTFPRAHLLDRMYDDHRVVADRTVDSHIKNLRRKLQAIRPDEEIVRSIYGVGYRLELRTDIPATPLASTVPTVRPGVAAIDNSAGAVPE, encoded by the coding sequence ATGGCGCTCCCGGACGCCGCGCCGATTCTGATCGTCGAAGACGAACCGAAACTCGCCGCGCTGCTCGCCGAGTATCTGCGCGTGGCGGGCATGCCGTGTCGCATCCTGACGGACGGGCGCGACGTGCTGCCCGCGGTGCGCGCGACGCAGCCGCGTCTGGTGCTGCTCGACCTGATGCTGCCGGGCATGGATGGCCTCGAAGTCTGCCGCGCCGTGCGCGAGATCTCCGAAGTGCCTATCGTGATGCTGACCGCGCGGGCGGCGGAAACCGACCGCCTACTCGGACTCGAACTCGGTGCCGACGACTACATCTGCAAGCCCTTCAGTCCGCGTGAAGTGGTCGCGCGCGTCAAGGCGATCCTGCGCCGCGTGCGCGGCGGTGCGATGGCCAGCGCCGGCACCGCAATGCCCACGCCCGCCGCACCGCCCGCGCCAGCGCTCGTGATTGATGCAGTGCGTCATCACGCGAAGCTCGACGGACACGAACTGCCGCTCACGCCGGTCGAGCTGCGACTGCTCGCCACGCTCGCCAGCCATCCCGACAAGACGTTCCCACGCGCGCATCTGCTCGACCGGATGTACGACGATCACCGCGTGGTCGCCGACCGCACGGTGGACAGCCATATCAAGAATCTGCGTCGCAAGTTACAGGCAATCCGGCCGGACGAGGAGATCGTGCGCTCGATCTACGGCGTGGGTTACCGGCTGGAGTTGCGCACGGACATCCCCGCCACGCCCCTCGCGTCAACCGTGCCGACGGTGCGACCCGGCGTCGCGGCTATCGACAACTCGGCCGGGGCGGTGCCAGAATAG
- a CDS encoding BPSL1445 family SYLF domain-containing lipoprotein, translated as MQKREFLMKTSVAVAAAAFALAGCTTTPPSQSDKSDNSPSANTSKRQTIDASVTGALDKMYASVKGSRELVNKAHGVLVFPSVLQAGFVVGGEYGEGALRVGGKTQGYYNTVTASFGLQIGAQSKAVIFLFMTQDALDKFQRTDGWTAGADASVAVVKIGANGAVDINTATSPVEVIVMTNAGLMANLNIEGTKVTKLKI; from the coding sequence ATGCAAAAACGCGAATTCCTGATGAAAACTTCCGTCGCTGTCGCCGCTGCCGCCTTTGCGCTCGCAGGCTGTACGACAACCCCCCCGTCGCAATCCGACAAGAGCGACAACTCGCCCAGCGCGAACACCAGCAAGCGCCAGACGATCGATGCCTCGGTGACCGGCGCGCTCGACAAAATGTACGCCTCGGTGAAGGGCTCGCGCGAACTGGTCAACAAGGCGCACGGCGTACTCGTGTTCCCGTCGGTACTGCAAGCGGGCTTCGTGGTCGGCGGCGAATACGGCGAAGGTGCGCTGCGCGTGGGCGGCAAGACGCAGGGTTACTACAACACGGTGACGGCGTCGTTCGGTCTTCAGATCGGCGCACAATCGAAGGCCGTCATCTTCCTGTTCATGACGCAGGACGCCCTCGACAAATTCCAGCGTACGGACGGCTGGACGGCCGGTGCCGACGCCTCGGTCGCCGTCGTGAAGATCGGTGCGAACGGTGCGGTCGACATCAACACCGCGACCTCGCCGGTGGAAGTGATCGTGATGACCAACGCCGGTCTCATGGCCAACCTGAACATCGAAGGGACGAAGGTCACCAAGCTGAAGATCTGA
- a CDS encoding ABC transporter permease — protein MNMSEQAMQAAMPAGLGDADLAREEAIAQRRIKQRRALVVFLRVAILVVGLGGWEVAARIGWIDPFFFSQPTLIVQQIYDWCVEGTSQGPLWTQVLVTLEETVLGFLIGGVAGVICGIVLGRNKLLSDVFSLYIQIANSIPRVVLGSIFVIAFGLGMASKVALAVVMVFFVVFANAFQGVREADRYMIANAQILGASRRQVTMSVVIPSALSWILASLHVSFGFALVGAVVGEFLGSKQGIGLLISTAQGAFNASGVFAAMIVLAVVALGADWLLTSLEKRLLKWRPAAFSNE, from the coding sequence ATGAACATGAGTGAACAAGCTATGCAGGCGGCGATGCCCGCCGGACTCGGCGACGCGGATCTGGCTCGAGAAGAAGCCATCGCGCAACGCCGTATCAAACAACGTCGCGCGCTGGTGGTGTTTCTGCGCGTGGCGATTCTGGTGGTCGGGCTGGGCGGCTGGGAAGTGGCGGCGCGTATCGGCTGGATCGATCCGTTCTTCTTCTCGCAGCCGACGCTGATCGTTCAGCAGATTTACGACTGGTGCGTGGAAGGCACGTCCCAAGGACCGCTGTGGACGCAGGTGCTCGTCACGCTCGAAGAGACCGTGCTGGGCTTTCTGATCGGCGGTGTGGCGGGTGTGATTTGCGGCATCGTGCTCGGTCGCAACAAGCTGCTCTCGGATGTCTTCAGTCTCTACATCCAGATCGCCAACTCGATTCCGCGTGTGGTGCTCGGCTCGATCTTCGTGATCGCGTTTGGTTTGGGGATGGCGTCGAAGGTGGCGCTCGCTGTGGTGATGGTGTTCTTCGTGGTGTTTGCGAATGCGTTCCAGGGCGTACGTGAGGCCGACCGCTACATGATTGCAAATGCGCAGATTCTCGGTGCGTCGCGCCGTCAGGTGACGATGTCGGTGGTGATTCCGTCGGCGCTGTCGTGGATTCTCGCGAGCTTGCACGTGAGCTTCGGCTTCGCGCTCGTGGGCGCCGTCGTCGGCGAATTCCTCGGATCGAAGCAGGGCATCGGGCTGCTGATCTCGACCGCGCAGGGCGCATTCAACGCCAGCGGCGTGTTCGCGGCGATGATCGTGCTGGCCGTGGTCGCGCTGGGCGCGGACTGGTTGCTGACGTCGCTGGAGAAGCGGCTGCTGAAGTGGCGTCCGGCGGCGTTCTCCAACGAGTAA
- a CDS encoding ABC transporter ATP-binding protein — protein MTQTITPTAPARAPSAVSRDTPAIEFDNVSCRFISPDGRATIALRNFSMSVARGEFVAIVGPTGCGKSTTLSMITGLLRPTAGSVRVMGQPVNGIDPRIGFVFQNDAVFPWRSVRENVAAGPLFRGQSKDAAYALADEWIKRVGLDKFGGHYPHQLSGGMRKRVALAQTFINNPEILLMDEPFSALDMQTRTLMQDELLQLWSSTSGSVVFVTHDLEEAIALADRVFVLTARPATSKNTYAIDLPRPRVMSEIRYEQRFIDISREIWADLREEVKIG, from the coding sequence ATGACCCAGACCATTACCCCCACCGCACCGGCGCGCGCGCCAAGCGCCGTGTCACGCGATACGCCCGCCATCGAGTTCGACAATGTGTCGTGCCGCTTCATCTCGCCGGACGGCCGCGCCACCATCGCGCTGCGCAACTTCAGCATGTCGGTGGCGCGCGGTGAATTCGTCGCCATCGTCGGCCCGACCGGCTGCGGCAAGTCGACCACGCTGTCGATGATTACCGGCCTGCTGCGTCCGACCGCAGGCAGCGTGCGCGTAATGGGCCAGCCGGTCAACGGCATCGACCCGCGCATCGGCTTCGTCTTCCAGAACGACGCGGTTTTCCCGTGGCGCAGCGTGCGCGAGAACGTGGCCGCCGGGCCGCTGTTTCGCGGTCAGTCGAAAGATGCCGCTTATGCGCTGGCCGACGAATGGATCAAGCGCGTCGGGCTCGACAAGTTCGGCGGCCACTATCCGCACCAGCTCTCGGGCGGCATGCGCAAGCGCGTGGCCCTGGCGCAGACCTTCATCAACAACCCCGAAATCCTGTTGATGGACGAACCGTTCTCCGCGCTCGACATGCAAACGCGCACGCTCATGCAGGACGAGTTGCTGCAACTGTGGTCGTCGACGTCGGGCTCGGTGGTGTTCGTCACGCACGATCTCGAAGAAGCGATTGCGCTGGCCGACCGGGTGTTCGTGCTCACGGCGCGCCCGGCGACATCGAAGAACACGTACGCGATCGATCTGCCGCGTCCGCGCGTGATGTCCGAGATTCGCTACGAACAGCGCTTCATCGACATCTCCCGCGAGATCTGGGCGGACCTGCGTGAAGAAGTGAAGATCGGCTGA
- a CDS encoding ABC transporter substrate-binding protein, whose translation MRASLGVRAPKAFVKPVLAAVFGVSLALAAAPVFAADSGKITIMVGGITKMVYLPAKLAEQLGYFKEEGLNVELLSQPAGVDAENELLAGAVQAVVGFYDHSIDLQSKGKEIQAIVVFGQVPGEVELVNAKSKDTIKSMADVKGKTLGVTGLGSSTNFLTQYLAAKHGLTSAQYSVLPVGADNTFIAAIKQNRIDAGMTTEPTASQLLKTGDAAVLVDMRTMEGTVAALGGAYPASSLYVQRAWLDKHKPEAQKLARAFVKTLKFINTHSAAEITEKMPKDYYGNNKALYVQALQNSLPMYSPDGRMPKDGPETVLKVLSAFNPNVKGKHIDLSKTYTNEFVEQAK comes from the coding sequence ATGCGAGCAAGCCTTGGCGTGCGTGCGCCGAAAGCCTTCGTGAAACCCGTTCTGGCCGCCGTCTTCGGCGTGTCGCTGGCGTTGGCCGCCGCACCGGTTTTCGCTGCCGATAGCGGCAAGATCACGATCATGGTCGGCGGCATCACCAAGATGGTCTACCTGCCTGCCAAGCTTGCCGAGCAGCTCGGCTACTTCAAGGAAGAGGGCCTGAACGTCGAACTGCTGTCGCAGCCAGCCGGTGTCGACGCCGAAAACGAATTGCTCGCCGGTGCCGTGCAGGCCGTGGTCGGCTTCTACGATCACTCGATCGATTTGCAGAGCAAGGGCAAGGAGATTCAGGCCATCGTCGTGTTCGGTCAGGTGCCGGGCGAAGTGGAACTGGTGAACGCCAAGAGCAAAGACACCATCAAGAGCATGGCCGACGTGAAGGGCAAGACCCTTGGCGTGACCGGTCTGGGCTCGTCGACGAACTTCCTCACGCAGTATCTGGCCGCCAAGCACGGCCTGACCTCGGCGCAGTACTCGGTGCTGCCGGTGGGTGCGGACAACACGTTCATCGCCGCCATCAAGCAAAACCGTATCGACGCTGGCATGACCACGGAGCCGACCGCCTCCCAACTGCTCAAGACCGGCGACGCTGCCGTGCTCGTCGATATGCGCACGATGGAAGGCACCGTTGCCGCGCTGGGCGGCGCCTACCCGGCATCGAGCCTGTATGTGCAGCGCGCGTGGCTCGACAAGCACAAACCGGAAGCGCAGAAGCTCGCACGTGCCTTCGTGAAGACGCTCAAGTTCATCAACACGCACTCGGCGGCCGAGATCACCGAGAAGATGCCGAAGGACTACTACGGCAACAACAAGGCGCTGTACGTGCAGGCCCTGCAGAATTCGCTGCCGATGTACTCGCCGGACGGCCGCATGCCGAAGGACGGTCCGGAGACCGTGCTGAAGGTGCTCTCCGCGTTCAACCCGAACGTCAAGGGCAAGCACATCGATCTGTCGAAGACGTACACCAACGAGTTCGTCGAACAGGCGAAGTAA
- a CDS encoding response regulator transcription factor, with protein MKLLLIEDNETLAHWLARMLRDDNFTVDAARDGDAADRLLQTETYDVVLLDLMLPKLGGKHVLRRLRERRNNVPVIILTASGSVDEKVDCLGAGADDYLVKPFEVRELIARVKALARRHAPEQSADLVCADLSYHAGTRQFTIAGAPLALPSREHAVLEILMRKQGKTVAKSALVDGVFGLDDEPSADAIEIYIHRLRKKLETSRAAIMTLRGLGYLLREKDA; from the coding sequence ATGAAACTGCTGCTGATCGAAGACAACGAGACTCTGGCCCACTGGCTCGCCCGCATGCTGCGCGACGACAACTTCACTGTCGACGCCGCGCGCGATGGCGACGCCGCCGACCGTCTGCTGCAAACGGAAACTTACGACGTGGTGCTGCTCGATCTGATGCTGCCCAAGCTCGGCGGCAAGCATGTCTTGCGGCGGCTGCGCGAGCGGCGCAACAACGTGCCCGTCATCATCCTGACGGCCAGCGGTTCGGTCGACGAAAAGGTCGATTGTCTGGGGGCCGGGGCCGACGACTATCTCGTCAAACCCTTCGAAGTGCGCGAACTGATCGCCCGTGTGAAGGCGCTGGCGCGTCGCCACGCACCGGAGCAAAGCGCCGATCTCGTATGCGCCGATCTGAGCTACCACGCGGGCACACGGCAATTCACGATTGCCGGTGCGCCGCTTGCGTTGCCGTCGCGCGAACACGCCGTGCTTGAGATCCTTATGCGCAAGCAGGGCAAGACCGTGGCGAAGAGCGCGCTGGTCGACGGCGTGTTCGGACTGGACGACGAACCCAGCGCCGACGCCATCGAGATCTATATCCACCGGCTTCGCAAGAAACTCGAAACGAGCCGCGCGGCCATCATGACCCTGCGCGGTCTCGGTTATCTGCTGCGCGAGAAAGATGCTTAG
- a CDS encoding sensor histidine kinase, with protein MLSLRVRLLMWLMLPLSLYIVATGWQAYRSAHDTAELVQDRALLTSAQVIAGELTWAEGALRASVPPSALELFASPARDRVFYQVITEDGKLLAGPPDFPHPPLFPQTVPTYSNVTVNGEPLRAISFVRTMYDSGQPHRVAVVVAETMHARDEMLAQLWKPSLHRQIAMAALAAVLVLIGLTVELHPLIRLKDEVAGRAPQELVPIRAGQLQTELRPIVDAINLCIQRLSAQAQQQRRFVADAAHQLRTPLTLLDTQLQFAAQLDDRAALADVLAAMQTSSRGLADLTNKLLLLSQAEAADTPAFSRTRVDLVTVAAGVLEELVALAQRRNIDLGLETTEAQVWVSGNGELFHAMVMNLVDNAIRYIHEGGRVTVAIDCPDNTARLRVIDDGPGIQAEARQRVFERFYRNALPGQPGMGLGLAIVKEIVAASHGTVTLSSGAHGIGLIAGVTLPLDSETESNVS; from the coding sequence ATGCTTAGTCTGCGCGTCCGGCTGCTGATGTGGCTGATGCTGCCGCTCTCGCTGTATATCGTGGCGACCGGCTGGCAGGCCTATCGCAGCGCACACGACACCGCCGAACTCGTGCAGGACCGCGCGTTACTCACCTCGGCGCAGGTCATTGCGGGCGAACTCACGTGGGCGGAAGGCGCGCTGCGCGCGAGCGTGCCGCCGTCGGCACTGGAATTGTTCGCGTCGCCCGCGCGCGACCGGGTGTTCTATCAGGTGATCACCGAAGACGGCAAGCTGCTCGCCGGGCCGCCCGACTTTCCGCATCCGCCGCTGTTTCCGCAGACGGTACCCACTTATTCGAACGTCACAGTGAACGGCGAGCCGCTGCGCGCGATCAGTTTCGTGCGTACGATGTACGACTCCGGCCAGCCGCATCGCGTGGCGGTGGTCGTCGCCGAGACGATGCATGCGCGTGACGAGATGCTCGCGCAGTTGTGGAAGCCCTCGCTGCATCGGCAGATCGCCATGGCCGCGTTAGCCGCCGTGCTGGTGCTCATCGGGTTGACGGTCGAGTTGCATCCGCTCATCCGGCTCAAGGACGAAGTGGCCGGACGCGCGCCGCAAGAACTGGTGCCGATCCGCGCCGGGCAACTGCAAACGGAACTGCGCCCCATCGTCGACGCCATCAACCTGTGTATTCAGCGGCTCTCGGCACAGGCGCAACAGCAACGGCGCTTTGTCGCCGACGCCGCCCACCAGTTGCGCACGCCGCTCACGCTGCTCGACACGCAGTTGCAGTTCGCCGCGCAGCTCGACGACCGCGCCGCGCTGGCCGATGTGCTGGCGGCCATGCAGACGAGCAGCCGCGGCCTGGCCGATCTGACGAACAAGCTGTTGCTGCTCTCGCAGGCCGAGGCGGCGGACACGCCCGCGTTCTCGCGTACGCGCGTGGATCTGGTGACGGTCGCGGCCGGGGTGCTGGAAGAACTGGTCGCGCTGGCGCAACGACGCAATATCGATCTGGGGCTGGAGACGACCGAGGCGCAGGTGTGGGTCTCGGGAAATGGCGAGCTGTTTCATGCGATGGTCATGAATCTTGTCGACAATGCGATCCGCTATATCCACGAGGGTGGACGCGTGACCGTTGCGATCGACTGTCCGGACAACACCGCCCGCCTGCGCGTCATCGACGATGGCCCCGGCATTCAGGCCGAGGCACGGCAGCGCGTATTCGAACGTTTCTACCGCAACGCGCTGCCGGGTCAGCCCGGCATGGGTCTGGGGCTGGCCATCGTGAAGGAAATCGTGGCGGCAAGCCATGGCACCGTGACACTGTCGTCCGGCGCGCACGGTATTGGACTGATCGCCGGTGTGACGCTCCCCTTAGATTCGGAGACCGAAAGCAACGTCTCTTAG
- a CDS encoding sensor histidine kinase: MPFLVDPAAQAARRRVSIDDALHTRATTPQTVTNPPAQPTCDSAQPVESASRAARAASKASARPLAQSVARKIDAAREAERTRLAREMHDGLGAHLTALQLVVARLATRAPADTAEWQSFCTQIQNVANAAQDAVDELVGRNRPPALDAGLVTSLRVWLRDVGEQSGLTCIWRCDDATRERVANLKPDAVLALYRIAQEALTNVSRHARATRVVVALDGSHRSLKLTISDDGCGLARGSRRKQGHFGLVGMRERCTALGGTLRIGSVQGSGTLVSARLPWHQILPAPTGQHGPESLALHGYAS; encoded by the coding sequence ATGCCGTTTCTCGTCGATCCTGCCGCACAGGCTGCGAGACGTCGCGTGTCGATTGACGACGCGTTGCACACGCGCGCCACGACGCCGCAGACGGTGACGAATCCGCCAGCACAGCCGACATGTGACAGCGCACAGCCGGTGGAGTCCGCCTCGCGCGCAGCGCGGGCCGCCTCGAAGGCATCGGCCCGGCCGCTCGCGCAATCGGTCGCACGCAAGATCGACGCAGCACGCGAAGCCGAGCGCACGCGACTCGCGCGGGAGATGCACGACGGGCTCGGCGCTCACCTCACGGCATTACAACTGGTCGTCGCCCGTCTTGCGACGCGCGCGCCCGCCGACACCGCCGAGTGGCAATCCTTCTGCACCCAGATTCAGAACGTCGCGAACGCTGCACAAGACGCAGTCGACGAACTCGTCGGCCGCAACCGCCCGCCCGCCCTCGACGCGGGCCTCGTCACTTCGCTGCGCGTCTGGCTGCGCGACGTCGGTGAGCAAAGCGGTCTCACGTGCATCTGGCGCTGCGACGACGCGACGCGCGAGCGCGTTGCGAACCTCAAGCCCGACGCGGTGCTGGCGTTGTATCGCATCGCTCAGGAAGCGCTGACCAACGTTAGCCGTCACGCCCGCGCCACGCGCGTGGTCGTGGCGCTCGACGGCAGCCATCGTTCACTCAAACTCACGATTTCCGACGACGGTTGCGGGCTGGCCCGCGGCTCGCGTCGCAAGCAGGGACATTTCGGATTGGTTGGCATGCGCGAGCGCTGCACGGCGCTCGGCGGCACGCTACGTATCGGCAGTGTTCAAGGATCGGGGACGCTCGTCAGCGCACGGCTCCCCTGGCATCAGATCCTGCCTGCCCCGACCGGCCAGCACGGCCCGGAATCGCTTGCTCTTCACGGATACGCATCATGA
- a CDS encoding response regulator, which produces MTLRVLIVDDHAIVRQGVRQLLTDSGSIAVIGEADCGAEALEMTDAAQWDIVLLDISLPDTNGLEILKTLRRKHPRLPIMIFSMYGEGQFALRALKAGAAGYLSKRSNAQQLVSAVRQVAAGRKYVSPMVAETLADYLGPDADQPPHERLSDREYQTLCMIGSGKRLTDIANALSLSVKTVSVYRTRLLEKMRLNNNAELTYYVMQHGLVSAEMGPVCA; this is translated from the coding sequence ATGACGCTTAGAGTGCTCATCGTCGACGACCACGCCATCGTGCGCCAGGGCGTGCGGCAATTGCTCACCGATAGCGGGAGCATCGCCGTCATCGGCGAAGCCGACTGCGGCGCAGAAGCGCTGGAGATGACCGACGCAGCCCAGTGGGACATTGTCCTGCTGGATATCTCGCTGCCCGACACCAACGGTCTCGAAATTCTCAAGACCCTGCGACGCAAACACCCGCGTCTGCCGATCATGATCTTCAGCATGTACGGCGAAGGTCAGTTCGCGCTGCGCGCGCTCAAGGCGGGCGCAGCCGGTTACTTGAGCAAACGCTCGAACGCCCAGCAACTGGTCTCGGCCGTGCGGCAAGTGGCCGCGGGCCGCAAGTATGTGAGTCCGATGGTCGCGGAAACGCTCGCCGACTATCTCGGACCGGACGCCGACCAGCCGCCGCACGAGCGTCTGTCGGACCGCGAATACCAGACGCTGTGCATGATCGGCTCGGGCAAGCGCCTCACCGACATCGCCAACGCGCTGTCGCTCTCGGTCAAGACCGTGAGCGTGTACCGCACGCGCTTGCTGGAAAAGATGCGCCTGAATAACAACGCCGAGTTGACCTATTACGTGATGCAGCACGGTCTGGTCAGCGCGGAGATGGGGCCGGTCTGCGCCTGA
- a CDS encoding flagellin, whose product MSSVINTNIFSTIAQRNLSTSQSSLQTSITRLSSGLRINSAADDAAGLAITDRMTSQINGLTQAQRNANDGISLVQTAAGGLSSISDNLQRIRTLAVQATNATNSTSDRAAIDQEVQQRLSEITRTAQQTQFNGLSVLNGSMGAANFQVGANAGQSISVSLSQNMASSSIGGVALATASTAAKFGSITLDASNSITVGGTAVANGTYNTAADLAAAINTTAGTNLASVNGTTGEIDFSNATATAVTLAQTGLTGITIPTTVAAAAGGPPAVPGTATTAGVKTALSPLTLTGNDLTLQAAGSTTATSITGTFKTVGELADAISASGSGVTAFVDSTGKLNLVSSQNFTVGGTAAQLTKIGVAAGTSAVSGSLATANALTVDSATKLVAQIDAAIGTADSFNATLGAIQNRFQSAVSNLSATTQNLTSARSGVQDTDYAAETAQMTRSQILQQAGISMLAQSNQLPQQVLKLLQ is encoded by the coding sequence ATGTCATCTGTCATCAATACCAACATCTTCTCGACGATCGCCCAGCGTAACCTGAGCACGTCGCAATCCAGCCTGCAAACGTCGATCACGCGTCTGTCGTCGGGTCTGCGCATCAACAGCGCCGCTGACGATGCCGCCGGTCTGGCCATTACCGACCGTATGACGTCGCAGATCAACGGTCTGACGCAAGCGCAGCGCAATGCCAACGACGGCATCTCGCTGGTGCAGACCGCTGCTGGCGGCCTGTCGTCGATCTCGGACAACCTGCAACGTATCCGTACGCTGGCAGTGCAAGCGACCAACGCCACGAACTCGACGTCGGACCGCGCCGCCATCGACCAGGAAGTGCAGCAACGTCTGTCGGAAATCACCCGTACGGCACAACAAACCCAGTTCAACGGTCTGTCGGTGCTCAACGGCTCGATGGGCGCGGCGAACTTCCAGGTTGGCGCCAACGCCGGCCAGTCGATCTCGGTCAGCCTGAGCCAGAACATGGCTTCAAGCTCGATCGGTGGCGTTGCTCTGGCAACGGCCTCGACGGCTGCCAAGTTCGGTTCGATCACGCTCGACGCGTCCAACTCGATCACGGTCGGTGGCACGGCAGTCGCAAACGGCACGTACAACACGGCTGCCGACCTGGCCGCCGCGATCAACACCACCGCTGGCACGAACCTCGCCTCGGTCAACGGAACGACGGGTGAAATCGATTTCTCCAACGCGACCGCTACGGCAGTCACGCTGGCGCAAACTGGCTTGACCGGCATCACGATCCCGACGACCGTGGCCGCCGCTGCGGGCGGTCCGCCGGCGGTTCCGGGTACGGCTACGACTGCGGGCGTGAAGACGGCTCTGTCGCCGCTGACCCTGACGGGCAACGATCTGACGCTGCAAGCTGCTGGTTCCACCACGGCTACGTCGATCACCGGCACGTTCAAGACCGTGGGCGAACTGGCTGACGCCATCAGCGCCAGCGGCAGCGGCGTGACGGCATTCGTCGACTCGACCGGCAAGCTGAACCTCGTCTCGAGCCAGAACTTCACGGTGGGCGGCACGGCAGCCCAATTGACCAAGATCGGCGTCGCAGCAGGCACTTCGGCAGTCAGCGGCAGCCTCGCAACGGCTAACGCACTGACGGTCGACTCGGCAACCAAGCTGGTTGCACAGATCGACGCCGCCATCGGCACGGCTGACTCGTTCAACGCAACGCTGGGCGCAATTCAAAACCGCTTCCAGTCGGCTGTGAGCAACCTGTCGGCAACGACGCAAAACCTGACCTCGGCACGTTCGGGCGTTCAGGACACGGACTACGCAGCGGAAACGGCGCAAATGACCCGCTCGCAGATCCTGCAACAGGCGGGTATCTCGATGCTGGCGCAATCGAACCAGCTGCCGCAGCAAGTGCTCAAGCTCCTCCAGTAA